The Fusarium oxysporum f. sp. lycopersici 4287 chromosome 6, whole genome shotgun sequence DNA segment NNNNNNNNNNNNNNNNNNNNNNNNNNNNNNNNNNNNNNNNNNNNNNNNNNNNNNNNNNNNNNNNNNNNNNNNNNNNNNNNNNNNNNNNNNNNNNNNNNNNNNNNNNNNNNNNNNNNNNNNNNNNNNNNNNNNNNNNNNNNNNNNNNNNNNNNNNNNNNNNNNNNNNNNNNNNNNNNNNNNNNNNNNNNNNNNNNNNNNNNNNNNNNNNNNNNNNNNNNNNNNNNNNNNNNNNNNNNNNNNNNNNNNNNNNNNNNNNNNNNNNNNNNNNNNNNNNNNNNNNNNNNNNNNNNNNNNNNNNNNNNNNNNNNNNNNNNNNNNNNNNNNNNNNNNNNNNNNNNNNNNNNNNNNNNNNNNNNNNNNNNNNNNNNNNNNNNNNNNNNNNNNNNNNNNNNNNNNNNNNNNNNNNNNNNNNNNNNNNNNNNNNNNNNNNNNNNNNNNNNNNNNNNNNNNNNNNNNNNNNNNNNNNNNNNNNNNNNNNNNNNNNNNNNNNNNNNNNNNNNNNNNNNNNNNNNNNNNNNNNNNNNNNNNNNNNNNNNNNNNNNNNNNNNNNNNNNNNNNNNNNNNNNNNNNNNNNNNNNNNNNNNNNNNNNNNNNNNNNNNNNNNNNNNNNNNNNNNNNNNNNNNNNNNNNNNNNNNNNNNNNNNNNNNNNNNNNNNNNNNNNNNNNNNNNNNNNNNNNNNNNNNNNNNNNNNNNNNNNNNNNNNNNNNNNNNNNNNNNNNNNNNNNNNNNNNNNNNNNNNNNNNNNNNNNNNNNNNNNNNNNNNNNNNNNNNNNNNNNNNNNNNNNNNNNNNNNNNNNNNNNNNNNNNNNNNNNNNNNNNNNNNNNNNNNNNNNNNNNNNNNNNNNNNNNNNNNNNNNNNNNNNNNNNNNNNNNNNNNNNNNNNNNNNNNNNNNNNNNNNNNNNNNNNNNNNNNNNNNNNNNNNNNNNNNNNNNNNNNNNNNNNNNNNNNNNNNNNNNNNNNNNNNNNNNNNNNNNNNNNNNNNNNNNNNNNNNNNNNNNNNNNNNNNNNNNNNNNNNNNNNNNNNNNNNNNNNNNNNNNNNNNNNNNNNNNNNNNNNNNNNNNNNNNNNNNNNNNNNNNNNNNNNNNNNNNNNNNNNNNNNNNNNNNNNNNNNNNNNNNNNNNNNNNNNNNNNNNNNNNNNNNNNNNNNNNNNNNNNNNNNNNNNNNNNNNNNNNNNNNNNNNNNNNNNNNNNNNNNNNNNNNNNNNNNNNNNNNNNNNNGACCGTTGCTGAATGCAAGAGTGCATCACTGAGGGCAGCATTGTGGGTATTAATATCACCGATTTCCGAAGCGATGCCATTATTGTCTCCAACAATTCACTGAGAACCATCGTACTTCCTGAGTTGTCGGCATCTAAAGCGAGGTTGTGGGTAAATAAAGATTGGTCGACAAAAAAGAGGTCTGAGCAGCGAGGGAAAAACGATCAGTTTTTAGACTACctttcttggctttggtATGCCTGTGTCAAGCACATCGTCGCCGAGATCTCCGCTTCAAAGACACATCCAAGCGAAGGCCTTCCACGAGTATGGTGGATAGGCTCCGGTCTGGCGAGCTCGATGCTCTTCCACGCTGCAGGGGTACATACAAGAGGATCAACGGAGAACGCCTATTGCAGGCTGATATCTTCCTACACACCATCGATCAAGGAACTTGCCTATGCACAGAATCAGGCGAAGCGCGCCCAGGAAGTCTTGATGGCACAAGATACAAACACAATGCTTATTGCAGCCATgccaacatcaccaaaaGGATCAGGCGACGAGAAAGCGCCGAAAGAGCTTCCTAGAGTAGAAGAAGAGATGCGGGAGATTCTTACCTTGACTCGCTCTCATATGCGTACTACAGTTTATACACACCCCAGCACAAATCAAGTCTTAGAGGCCCTCAAAACCTGCCGTATCGCACACTTCGCATGCCACGGAACATCAGACTATTCAGACCCTTCCAACAGTGGTCTGATTTTGCAGAAGAGTACCGGACTTGACGAGCGCTTGGTACAAGACCGACTCACAATCCAACGAGTTTCGGACCTACGGCTTAGATACGCGCAGATTGCCTACCTCTCGGCGTGCTCTACAGCGGGGAACAAGGCGGCGCGATCGGATGGAGTGATACACGTCGTGAGCGGGTTCCAGGTGGCAGGGTTTCCTCATGTTGTGGGGTGCCTGTGGCCCGCTGGGGACTTGGAGTGTGTTAAGGTAGCGAAGCGGTTCTACTCTTTGGTATTGCAGCGGAACCAGTCGGCTATCAACGAGGCGGCGTCGGCGCTGCAGGAGGCGGTGATGGCCGTACGTGCAGAGGATCTCAGTATGCCGCTGAACTGGGCACAGTTTGTACATTACGGGGTATAAGTTGGCGCGCGTATGTAGCCCTGTGCTTAATATAAAGTTCTGATCTAATAGTAGCTTTTGACTCCTTCATGATCACCATTTAACGTTCGTGATTATCTCCTAAGAGCTGTTAGATTGGTGGCTGGGGTCGAGACAATACTTGGAAGAGCACTAGAGGCAACACCGGGCATCGGCAAGGAGAGGTTCAGCGTGGAAGGCATTGTATGGGACGGTGGGAGATAATAAATCCTGTGAGAAAGACATGGTTagaggtatatataataaagatgGACTACAAAACAATACCTTGGTGTGGATGCTAGTAGTAATAGGCAGGGAAGGAGATGAGAACTGAGTTAATTCCTTGCGAAGGTTTCTAAGTAGATATATATGAAACAGAGTGAACTATATATTTAATGTGGTGGCAAGTAGACTGCAGGCAGGCAGTAGTAGGCAGTAGCAGGCAGCATGTTTCGTAGCATGAACTCACGTGGGGGGTCACCATCCCTTGAGCTGCGGAAAACCTTCCGCCGGGTCACGGCCGGGGGGTTCAGCTAATTAAAATGCATCTGATCGAAGATATTGTTAGATTGGCGAGTCATCACAGATTGGATGCTTGGCCTGCGACGACCCAGTGCCCTTATTATAACAACCAAAAAGGATAGAGGTGAAGCTCTCCCACCCATCCTCCGTCGAATTCATGCCATCATCTCTGCCGCTTTCATCGTTCAAGGGAAAGAGGCGAATAGGGCAGATTGTCACAGAACGTACGGATGTTGCGATGTCAGAATGTTTGGACATTTCCTCGAATTTGTCGATACCTTTTTTATCGAGATGAACAAGATGATCGCGAAAGAGTAGAGGGATTCCCAGTGCTCCCAGGGTCTTACAAGTTTCCCGAATAGTGCGCAAGTCTTTGAATTCTAGCATCTTTAATGTCATCCATACTATGGCGAAAAGTAGGGAAGACTGAGTGAGTCTGAGACCTGGCAATACGCGGCTCTGAGGTTCTCCACTACCGATGTGGGGATTGAGGCTGTTTCCATTGAGCTCCGAAAGGAAGGAAATATGGGTAAGGgaaaaaacaaaaaaaaaaaaaaaaaaagcacGCTGGAGTATGGTTCTCGGAGTCCTTACAAGGGATAATGAACTTGGAAGATAACAAGGGGTAAGAAGTAAGGCCCGGACTTATTATTAACCGAATGGCGGGGTTTTCTGGTGGTTAGATTGGCGACTGGGAATTGATACGCGAGTAGGGTTAATATCCAATTAAAATAGGGTTAATTTTCACACTTGAGGATCAATCTAGTCCCCAGGAGCTTCTTTTTTCTGTTCTGTcctttttggtgttttcccCGCTACCCGGTATTGATATATCCGGGGACCCACAAAATACATGTTTCTTTTATCGAGGCGCTATCACTAATCCAACAGGAATGGGCTCCACCTCCCTTAttgcaatattattcttgtatccaaaagaggggtgaaacccctcttttacagactgatcaaaggaatcaagtcgacgatcaataacatcacaacattctgGTCCACATTTggatacactcaccccatcgtattcGTGCGTATCTAACAACAACTAAAAGGacagaacagagacagaagaagaaggacaggCTCCTAGGGACGAGATTGATCCTTAAGTGTGAAAATTAACCACGTACCCCGCAGGTACTAGCGTAGTTAGTAAGCAAAGTGGGGTGAGTGACCTGTTGATGCATAGTGTCGCTCAAAGAGATACTTATGCGGAGAGCCGATTTAACCTCTGTTAGGTTAAATATAGCGCTCATTATTAATTTAGTGCCACTGTATTAAATGCTGCGCCTAAGCATTAGATCTCCAGAGTGGGGTTCATGCGGCCATAAATACGAATGGAGAAGTCGGGTAGGTAAAGTAAGCTTAGAAGATAATGGAAATCCAAAAGAGGCAAGTCTATTGCAATGAATCATTTTGCATACAACTATATCTACATGAAACACGGCCACTTATTGGGGTCTGTCGCCACATTATACTCTATTGAGGTTAGTTTAATATTATGCTGATTGCTTATGTTGCTGCGGGCTATGCATGGTTATTTGAGGACTATGGGTCCACCAGATATACAATTTGCCTACCTTCTTGAGACTGTTTCCCTTCATATTCTGTGGTCCGACAGGTCCTCGTATTCCGTATCCCGTCGTGTGTGGCATTGAAGCAAACTTGGCAAGCGGTATCCTCACTCTGGTCTATAGCAAGACAAAGTCAAAGCGTTGGAAGCCgagttgagttgagattTGGATTATAAAAGCGCAAGCCTCTTCCTAAGATATTCGTACCCTTACCCTCCTCACTACTACCAACCTTCTGATATATCTTACAACGACAGCTACCCGATAAACACCCTACCA contains these protein-coding regions:
- a CDS encoding hypothetical protein (At least one base has a quality score < 10), which encodes MQECITEGSIVGINITDFRSDAIIVSNNSLRTIVLPELSASKARLWVNKDWSTKKRSEQRGKNDQFLDYLSWLWYACVKHIVAEISASKTHPSEGLPRVWWIGSGLASSMLFHAAGVHTRGSTENAYCRLISSYTPSIKELAYAQNQAKRAQEVLMAQDTNTMLIAAMPTSPKGSGDEKAPKELPRVEEEMREILTLTRSHMRTTVYTHPSTNQVLEALKTCRIAHFACHGTSDYSDPSNSGLILQKSTGLDERLVQDRLTIQRVSDLRLRYAQIAYLSACSTAGNKAARSDGVIHVVSGFQVAGFPHVVGCLWPAGDLECVKVAKRFYSLVLQRNQSAINEAASALQEAVMAVRAEDLSMPLNWAQFVHYGV